From Xenopus tropicalis strain Nigerian chromosome 3, UCB_Xtro_10.0, whole genome shotgun sequence, the proteins below share one genomic window:
- the LOC116409703 gene encoding traf2 and NCK-interacting protein kinase-like: MIDHDPSGIFECMEPIGKGGFGQVYKGRYLGSDKDLAIKVVNVKKEKENIELNEINLLWKCGGQKNIVQLYGAMLHVTEPSLDNRLWCVMELCEGGSIRDLINQQVARTLPEHWIQYLCRQVLKGLRYLHNTCIIHRDLKAMNIMLTARAQVKIIDLGLAVQLSSKDAAFRGIAGTRKWMAPEVILSQQYQTEPYDFRCDIWSLGITAIEMAEGRAPYSNVPKDQVKAMIVNNDPPTLNADVWSKEFQSFIACCLTKNQFERPTAKELLRSEFIRNWDKTFQAKKEITAHIHRMKIQKELQTSKS; encoded by the exons ATGATTGATCAC GATCCATCTGGAATATTTGAATGTATGGAACCAATTGGAAAAGGAGGATTCGGACAAGTATATAAG GGGCGATATCTAGGAAGTGACAAAGATCTCGCCATAAAAGTGGTCAATGTCAAAAAG GAAAAGGAAAACATTGAACTTAATGAGATAAATCTATTGTGGAAATGTGGCGGACAAAAGAACATTGTCCAGCTGTACGGCGCCATGCTCCATGTCACAGAGCCATCACTGGATAACAGATTATGG TGTGTCATGGAGCTTTGCGAAGGGGGTTCCATTAGGGACCTTATTAACCAGCAAGTTGCCAGGACCCTTCCAGAACACTGGATACAGTACCTCTGTCGGCAGGTGTTAAAG GGCTTGAGGTACTTGCATAACACCTGCATAATCCACCGTGACCTAAAGGCTATGAATATTATGCTGACAGCCAGGGCGCAGGTTAAGATAA TTGATCTTGGCCTGGCTGTACAATTAAGCAGCAAAGATGCTGCATTTAGAGGTATAGCAGGGACCCGAAAATGGATGGCCCCTGAAGTAATTCTCTCTCAGCAATATCAGACAGAACCATATGACTTCAGG TGCGACATATGGTCTCTGGGAATTACTGCCATCGAAATGGCAGAAGGAAGAGCAC CATACAGCAACGTGCCCAAGGATCAAGTAAAGGCAATGATTGTAAACAATGACCCTCCGACTCTGAATGCGGATGTCTG gtcTAAAGAATTCCAGAGTTTCATTGCATGCTGCCTGACTAAAAATCAGTTTGAAAGACCAACGGCCAAAGAGTTACTGAGGAGCGAATTTATAAGAAATTGGGACAAAACATTTCAGGCAAAAAAGGAGATAACTGCTCATATACATAGAATGAAGATTCAGAAAG aACTACAAACTAGTAAATCTTAA